The Theropithecus gelada isolate Dixy chromosome X, Tgel_1.0, whole genome shotgun sequence genome includes a window with the following:
- the GDPD2 gene encoding glycerophosphoinositol inositolphosphodiesterase GDPD2 isoform X1, which yields MAESPGCCSVWARCLHCLYSCHWRKCPRERMQTSKCDCIWFGLLFLTFLLSLGWLYIGLVLLNDLHNFNEFLFRRWGHWMDWSLAFLLVISLLVTYASLLLVLALLLRLCRQPLHLHSLHKVLLLLIMLLVAAGLVGLDIQWQQEWHSLRVSLQATAPFLHIGAAAGITLLAWPVADTFYRIHRRGPKILLLLLFFGVVLVIYLAPLCISSPCIMEPSDLPPKPGLVGHRGAPMLAPENTLMSLRKTAECGATVFETDVMVSSDGVPFLMHDEHLSRTTNVASVFPTRITAHSSDFSWAELKRLNAGSWFLERRPFWGAKPLAGPDQKEAENQTVPALEELLEEAAALNLSIMFDLRRPPQNHTYYDTFVIQTLETVLNARVPQTMVFWLPDEDRANVQRRAPGMRQIYGHQGGNRTERPQFLNLPYQDLPLLDIKALHKDNVSVNLFVVNKPWLFSLLWCAGVDSVTTNDCQLLQQMRYPIWLITPQTYLIIWVITNSVSTMLLLWTFLLQRRFVKKRGKTGLETAVLLTRINNFMME from the exons ATGGCCGAGTCCCCCGGCTGCTGCTCCGTCTGGGCCCGCTGCCTCCACTGCCTGTATAGCTGCCACTGGAGGAAATGCCCCAGAGAGAGGATGCAAACCAGCAAG TGCGACTGTATCTGGTTTGGCCTGCTCTTCCTCACCTTCCTACTCTCCCTGGGCTGGCTGTACATCGGGCTCGTCCTTCTCAATGACCTGCACAACTTCAATGA ATTCCTCTTCCGCCGCTGGGGACACTGGATGGACTGGTCCCTGGCATTCCTCCTGGTCATCTCTCTACTGGTCACATATGCATCCTTGCTATTG GTCCTGGCCCTGCTCCTGCGGCTTTGTAGACAGCCCCTGCATCTGCACAGCCTCCACAAG GTGCTGCTGCTCCTCATTATGCTACTTGTGGCCGCTGGCCTTGTGGGACTGGACATCCAATGGCAGCAGGAGTGGCATAGCTTGCGTGTGTCACTGCAG GCCACAGCCCCATTCCTTCATATTGGAGCAGCCGCTGGAATCACCCTCCTGGCCTGGCCTGTGGCTGATACCTTCTACCGTATCCACCGAAGAG GTCCCAAGATTCTGCTACTGCTCCTATTTTTTGGAGTTGTCCTGGTCATCTACTTGGCCCCACTATGCATCTCCTCGCCCTGCATCATGGAACCCAGTGACTTACCACCCAAGCCTGGGCTGGTGGGACACCGAGGGGCCCCCATG CTGGCTCCCGAGAACACCCTGATGTCCTTGCGGAAGACAGCTGAATGCGGAGCTACTGTGTTTGAGACTGATGTGATGGTCAG CTCCGACGGGGTCCCCTTCCTCATGCATGATGAGCACCTGAGCAGGACCACGAATGTAGCCTCTGTATTCCCAACCCGAATCACAGCCCACAGCAGTGACTTCTCCTGGGCTGAACTGAAGAGACTCAATGCTGGGTCCTGGTTCCTAGAG AGGCGACCCTTCTGGGGGGCCAAACCGCTGGCAGGCCCTGATCAGAAAGAGGCTGAGAATCAGACAGTACCAGCATTAGAAGAGCTATTGGAGGAAGCCGCAGCCCTCAACCTTTCCATCATGTTCGACTTGCGCCGACCCCCACAAAACCACACATACTATGACACTTTTGTGATCCAGACATTGGAGACTGTGCTGAATGCAAGGGTGCCCCAAACCATG GTCTTTTGGCTACCAGATGAAGATCGTGCTAATGTCCAACGACGGGCACCTGGAATGCGCCAGATATATGGACATCAGGGAGGCAACAGAACTGAGAGGCCCCAGTTTCTCAACCTCCCCTATCAAGATCTGCCACTATTGGATATCAA GGCATTGCACAAGGATAATGTCTCGGTGAACCTATTTGTAGTGAACAAACCCTGGCTCTTCTCCCTGCTTTGGTGTGCAGGGGTGGATTCGGTCACCACCAACGACTGCCAGCTGCTGCAGCAGATGCGTTACCCTATCTGGCTTATT ACCCCTCAAACCTACTTAATCATATGGGTCATTACCAATTCTGTCTCCACCATGCTGCTTTTGTGGACCTTCCTCCTCCAAAG GAGATTTGTTAAGAAGAGAGGGAAAACTG GCTTGGAAACAGCAGTGCTGCTGACAAGGATCAACAATTTCATGATGGAGTga
- the GDPD2 gene encoding glycerophosphoinositol inositolphosphodiesterase GDPD2 isoform X2 translates to MDWSLAFLLVISLLVTYASLLLVLALLLRLCRQPLHLHSLHKVLLLLIMLLVAAGLVGLDIQWQQEWHSLRVSLQATAPFLHIGAAAGITLLAWPVADTFYRIHRRGPKILLLLLFFGVVLVIYLAPLCISSPCIMEPSDLPPKPGLVGHRGAPMLAPENTLMSLRKTAECGATVFETDVMVSSDGVPFLMHDEHLSRTTNVASVFPTRITAHSSDFSWAELKRLNAGSWFLERRPFWGAKPLAGPDQKEAENQTVPALEELLEEAAALNLSIMFDLRRPPQNHTYYDTFVIQTLETVLNARVPQTMVFWLPDEDRANVQRRAPGMRQIYGHQGGNRTERPQFLNLPYQDLPLLDIKALHKDNVSVNLFVVNKPWLFSLLWCAGVDSVTTNDCQLLQQMRYPIWLITPQTYLIIWVITNSVSTMLLLWTFLLQRRFVKKRGKTGLETAVLLTRINNFMME, encoded by the exons ATGGACTGGTCCCTGGCATTCCTCCTGGTCATCTCTCTACTGGTCACATATGCATCCTTGCTATTG GTCCTGGCCCTGCTCCTGCGGCTTTGTAGACAGCCCCTGCATCTGCACAGCCTCCACAAG GTGCTGCTGCTCCTCATTATGCTACTTGTGGCCGCTGGCCTTGTGGGACTGGACATCCAATGGCAGCAGGAGTGGCATAGCTTGCGTGTGTCACTGCAG GCCACAGCCCCATTCCTTCATATTGGAGCAGCCGCTGGAATCACCCTCCTGGCCTGGCCTGTGGCTGATACCTTCTACCGTATCCACCGAAGAG GTCCCAAGATTCTGCTACTGCTCCTATTTTTTGGAGTTGTCCTGGTCATCTACTTGGCCCCACTATGCATCTCCTCGCCCTGCATCATGGAACCCAGTGACTTACCACCCAAGCCTGGGCTGGTGGGACACCGAGGGGCCCCCATG CTGGCTCCCGAGAACACCCTGATGTCCTTGCGGAAGACAGCTGAATGCGGAGCTACTGTGTTTGAGACTGATGTGATGGTCAG CTCCGACGGGGTCCCCTTCCTCATGCATGATGAGCACCTGAGCAGGACCACGAATGTAGCCTCTGTATTCCCAACCCGAATCACAGCCCACAGCAGTGACTTCTCCTGGGCTGAACTGAAGAGACTCAATGCTGGGTCCTGGTTCCTAGAG AGGCGACCCTTCTGGGGGGCCAAACCGCTGGCAGGCCCTGATCAGAAAGAGGCTGAGAATCAGACAGTACCAGCATTAGAAGAGCTATTGGAGGAAGCCGCAGCCCTCAACCTTTCCATCATGTTCGACTTGCGCCGACCCCCACAAAACCACACATACTATGACACTTTTGTGATCCAGACATTGGAGACTGTGCTGAATGCAAGGGTGCCCCAAACCATG GTCTTTTGGCTACCAGATGAAGATCGTGCTAATGTCCAACGACGGGCACCTGGAATGCGCCAGATATATGGACATCAGGGAGGCAACAGAACTGAGAGGCCCCAGTTTCTCAACCTCCCCTATCAAGATCTGCCACTATTGGATATCAA GGCATTGCACAAGGATAATGTCTCGGTGAACCTATTTGTAGTGAACAAACCCTGGCTCTTCTCCCTGCTTTGGTGTGCAGGGGTGGATTCGGTCACCACCAACGACTGCCAGCTGCTGCAGCAGATGCGTTACCCTATCTGGCTTATT ACCCCTCAAACCTACTTAATCATATGGGTCATTACCAATTCTGTCTCCACCATGCTGCTTTTGTGGACCTTCCTCCTCCAAAG GAGATTTGTTAAGAAGAGAGGGAAAACTG GCTTGGAAACAGCAGTGCTGCTGACAAGGATCAACAATTTCATGATGGAGTga